The Maniola jurtina chromosome 13, ilManJurt1.1, whole genome shotgun sequence genomic interval AGCGGGCAGGTATCGGCCCCCGATCGCAACCCTAATGCCTCGGGGAAGTCGAGCACCACCACTGTCGGGGCTGGGCAAACCGCAGTCGAGGACAGGGGGAACGATGGTGGTCACACTGACCCCGACGGGAACCCAATCCAGACGCGGGGCGCAACGGGCCCTGGCGGTTCCAACACCGCTCGACCCCCaactacaacaacaacaaaaacaacatcCAACAAACCAACAGATAAAACAGACGCAACAAAGACCTTGAACCCACCTAAAGCGAGGGCACGCCCGCGCTTTAGGAAGCGGAACAGGGGACAGACAAAAGACAGACAGGACCCCGGGACGTCATCGAGTCAGACGAACAAGAAAAGAGACAGACTTGACGACACGATTTCACCCAGGGGGGAACACAAACGCGCACGGACTGACGACAGACACACCCGAGATGCGAAGGGCTCCTATGCCACAGCAGCCCAATCGCATCTGAGCGTCGCTGTAACCACCACCCCCAGAGTTGACCTTACCCAAGATGAGGCGAATGCCATTCAGGCCCAGATACAGAAGGCGATTTTCGCGGCCTGTATCGAGCCTCTGGCACCAGGCCAAACCCGATACGCCCCGGCGTTTGAGGGTAAGGCCTTCCTCAGCGAGGGTGTACTAAAAATGTGGTGCCACGATGACCAAGCCTGTAACTGGCTCATAAACGTGGTGCCAAAACTAACATCACCCAGGAGCGGAACAGGGCTCACTGTGATAAAACAGACCGAAATCCCAGTCAGGGTTAGGTCGGGACTTTATGTCCCTGACTACGACGGGGAGATAGGCCAGCTACACCAGGTCCTATCTCACCAAAACCCATGGTACGGAGTGTCACAGTGGACCCTGTTCAGCTACCGTAGAACAACCAGCAGCCCTCCTGGGGTGTTCCTAATATTAGGAATCCCCAATGTAGAGCTGCCAACGATTCTGGCGCGCGGCAGGAAGGTCGCCTATTCCACGGGCTCCATCTACATCAGGTTCTTCACGAGTGAAGGACTGAGTGATGTACCGCCCGGGCATGACTCAGCGCCTGAAACTCGAGAGGAGCCTGATGCGGATCGGAGCATGGATGTGGATGGACCAACCGGCCAGCTCCCAGTGACACCTGAGCCTTCCGTGAGTGCTGTCCTAGACAATATCGAGGAAGTGCTGGCGGACTCCCGGATCAATACGAAATCACGGGAGAGGAAGGCGACACACAACGCTCCAGACGCAACAGCCCCCGCCGAACAACCACCGGCGCAGAGggcgacaaaataaaaatcatccaGACCAACCTCCAGCACAAACATCTCGCCACGGCCACGCTACGAAGGCAGCTGGAGGTTGAAACCGAGACCATCGCACTGATCCAGGAGCCGTGGGTCAGGGGTAAAACCATATGCGGTTTCGGAAGCTGCAATGGTAAGATCTTTTCACATTGCAATGACGAAGCACCAAGAACATGCATTTACATTCCGCGCTGCATTACAGCGTCACTACTAACACAATACTGTTCCAGAGATCTGAcagcagtaaaaataaaaaatggaatacAACAGGGCGTGGGACTACCACCAAGACCAGTGGTCCTAGTCTCACTCTACATGCCCATAGAAGACCGAATACCAACAAAAGAACTGGTGGACCTCACAACACATTGTGAGGACAACGACATAGATCTAATTATCTCTGTCGATAGCAACGCACATCACAACCTGTGGGGATGCACAGCCAACAACAAAAGAGGTGAGAATCTCATGGACTTTCTACTAACAACCAACCTAACAATTACTAACAAGGGCACTGAACCGACTTTCGTGTCGAGTAGGTACCAAACCATAATCGATCTAACCTTAGCGTCAACCAGAGCTGCAGACCAAGTAACGAACTGGCATGTCAGCGACGAGCCTTCGCTCTCCGACCACAGGCGGATATGCTATGAGCTAGATCTGATGATAACCCAACACGCACCAAAGAGAAATCCAAGGAAAACTAACAGACTAAAATACAAAACCTTGCTAACGCATCAGATAGGTACAAACAAACCTAACGACATCGACGATATCGACAACATCGAACAAAACGTAAACAAACTAACGGAGTGCATTAAGACAAGTTATGAACAAGCTTGTCCTCTGAAGAAAATCAACACAAATCGACTGCCAAAAAACAGCTGGTGGGGCCCAGATCTGGAAAGAATGAGGAAAAACCTCAGACATCTTTTCAACAGAGCAAAAAACACCAGACAAGAACAAGATTGGGACAACTACAAGGAAGCCcaatacaaatac includes:
- the LOC123870696 gene encoding uncharacterized protein LOC123870696; the encoded protein is MQPGGSAGLRIAGVPRTLDKKDCYGTTPNTEQCPSNPFPCSPSLLLNQMSYHKSPSINPKLPHTPHSLTHRDTHKHYSDNTQTFKKQMADLKTNFGLLVGSGSVPKSHPGTQATSTDGAQGPGCPTVSGGGKDPQTIGSTMMKTTTSATNMDMSSLAEAIPVPASASTWTLVAPKQRRKNKGNRTDRRTRKQTDTQADEQTDKLKNRPTDGRENGGGKRKEPDCPSADASHLAGGSKGGSEGRPPLSGGRPSADTGATPGCSAGEQASGQVSAPDRNPNASGKSSTTTVGAGQTAVEDRGNDGGHTDPDGNPIQTRGATGPGGSNTARPPTTTTTKTTSNKPTDKTDATKTLNPPKARARPRFRKRNRGQTKDRQDPGTSSSQTNKKRDRLDDTISPRGEHKRARTDDRHTRDAKGSYATAAQSHLSVAVTTTPRVDLTQDEANAIQAQIQKAIFAACIEPLAPGQTRYAPAFEGKAFLSEGVLKMWCHDDQACNWLINVVPKLTSPRSGTGLTVIKQTEIPVRVRSGLYVPDYDGEIGQLHQVLSHQNPWYGVSQWTLFSYRRTTSSPPGVFLILGIPNVELPTILARGRKVAYSTGSIYIRFFTSEGLSDVPPGHDSAPETREEPDADRSMDVDGPTGQLPVTPEPSVSAVLDNIEEVLADSRINTKSRERKATHNAPDATAPAEQPPAQRATK